TCCAGCCGAGCGCCAGCGACAGCCTCACACCCTTCTCTGGCAGGTCCAGCATGCCGTCGTGGTCGTCCAGCTCGATGTCGAGCTGGTCAGCCTCGAAGCCGCGGTTGTCCGTCAGGGTGAGGGACATCAGGCGCCCCTGGAAACGGGAGGTGATGTTCGTCCCGTTGTGGATCAGCTGGTAGACAGGACGCGGCTCCCGACCGCTGGCGGTGCGCGGCTCGGCTCGGACGGCTGAGAAAGTCATTTCGCGTCGTCCGCCAGGCCGCTGCCGATCAGCGCTTCGGCCTCGTCGTCCACCCGGGCCAGCTTAAGAGTAAACTCGATGCGTCGGGCCTTGCCGTCCTGGAAGAAGTAGGTACGGGTGACCTGCATGGTCTCCACCACGAAAAGGCCGTAGTACCGCCCGGTGCCCTCGATGAGCACGTGGGCCTCGCCGCTGTCGCCGAGCTTGCGCAGGTCCTCGATCGAGTCGTCGCCGCCGGTCACCTCCGGCGCCAGCACGCCGGCTAGGGTGATCGTCTCGTCGTCCGGACCGAGGAACTGGCGGGCCGGCCGGCGGCCGGTGCGGCTGTTTGCCGGATGCCGCCAGCCGATCTGCTGCTGGAAGTCCTGGTAGGGCGCCGTGTCCAGGCTGAACACGAATTGCCCGAGGGCCATCATCATGGTGTCAATCCCTGTCGGTAAGTCGGGAGCGGTCCCGGGCGGCGCGCTGGGTCTCGGCTTGCCGCAGCTTCTCATCCACCAGGCGCGCAATCTCCCGTTCGTCCATGCCTGGCGCCGCGTAGACGTTGATGGTGATGGGCGCGGCCTGCTGCACTGGGGCAGGCGCCGCGGCGCTTGCAGTTGCCGACACGGGCGGCCGCGTATCGAACTTCACGGCGGCCACCGCGGGTGTGGTGCCCACAGCCACGCCAGCGCCGACGCTGGCCAGTGCCTGCGTGATCCGTGCCATGGCGCCCATGGGCCCGCCCTGGCCTTGGTTGATCCCGCGCTCGAGCCCTGCCATGGTGAAGCCGCCCAGCTCAGCGAAGACGCGGCTGGGGGAGTGGATACCCAGCTTCTCCTTGAACCAGGTCACCGCCGCGCCGGCTGCACC
The window above is part of the Cupriavidus taiwanensis LMG 19424 genome. Proteins encoded here:
- a CDS encoding phage tail protein gives rise to the protein MMMALGQFVFSLDTAPYQDFQQQIGWRHPANSRTGRRPARQFLGPDDETITLAGVLAPEVTGGDDSIEDLRKLGDSGEAHVLIEGTGRYYGLFVVETMQVTRTYFFQDGKARRIEFTLKLARVDDEAEALIGSGLADDAK